In Bradyrhizobium guangxiense, the following are encoded in one genomic region:
- a CDS encoding NAD(P)H-quinone oxidoreductase, protein MDKLPAQMTVVAISKPGGPEVLVPEQRPVPQPGPDEILVKVMAAGVNRPDVAQRSGAYPPPPGASDLPGLEIAGEVVAVGSNAKRHKIGDKVMSLVAGGGYAQYCIAQDAQAMSVPPALSIKEAGALPETLMTVWHNVFERGGLKAGETLLIHGGSSGIGTMAIQLAKAFGAKVFVTVGSQDKIDACLKLGADRAINYKTEDFVAVVKEETNKEGVNLILDMVAGDYVDRNYDAAAVDGRIVQIATLTGPKVTVNIAKVMVKRLTHTGSTLRPRTNADKAAMVAAIEQKVMPLLREGRVKPLMDSTFPLEKAADAHRRMETSAHIGKIVLEV, encoded by the coding sequence ATGGACAAGCTGCCCGCGCAAATGACCGTGGTCGCCATCTCCAAGCCCGGCGGACCGGAGGTGCTGGTGCCCGAACAACGCCCCGTGCCGCAGCCGGGTCCTGACGAGATTTTGGTCAAAGTGATGGCCGCGGGCGTCAACCGGCCCGACGTGGCGCAGCGCTCCGGCGCCTATCCGCCGCCGCCCGGCGCCAGCGACCTGCCCGGCCTCGAGATCGCCGGTGAGGTCGTCGCCGTCGGCAGCAATGCCAAGCGGCACAAGATCGGCGACAAGGTGATGTCGCTCGTCGCCGGCGGCGGCTATGCGCAGTACTGCATCGCCCAGGACGCCCAGGCGATGAGCGTGCCGCCGGCGCTGTCGATCAAGGAAGCCGGCGCGCTGCCGGAAACCCTGATGACGGTCTGGCACAACGTGTTCGAGCGCGGCGGCCTCAAGGCCGGTGAGACGCTGCTGATCCATGGCGGCTCCTCCGGCATCGGCACGATGGCGATCCAGCTCGCGAAGGCGTTCGGCGCCAAGGTGTTCGTCACCGTGGGATCGCAGGACAAGATCGACGCCTGCCTCAAGCTGGGTGCCGACCGCGCCATTAACTACAAGACCGAGGACTTCGTCGCCGTGGTCAAGGAAGAGACCAACAAGGAAGGCGTCAACCTGATCCTCGACATGGTTGCCGGCGACTATGTCGACCGCAACTATGATGCCGCCGCGGTCGACGGCCGGATCGTGCAGATCGCAACCCTCACCGGGCCCAAGGTCACCGTCAACATCGCCAAGGTGATGGTCAAACGCCTCACCCATACCGGCTCGACCCTGCGCCCCCGTACTAATGCGGACAAGGCGGCAATGGTGGCCGCAATCGAGCAGAAAGTGATGCCGCTGCTGCGCGAAGGCCGCGTCAAACCGCTGATGGACAGCACTTTCCCGCTGGAAAAGGCGGCCGATGCGCATCGGCGCATGGAAACCAGCGCACATATTGGCAAAATTGTGTTGGAGGTCTAG
- a CDS encoding EAL domain-containing protein, translating into MRLIRCLAPIALGLMILVAASPARALDAVSVRSDAPAIDLTGVLEHQRSDADRIQVSTAPGTDGIVRRIEVRAREGGQNWVVFALANNTDDQLDRLIVAPHYRIVSSGLLWPDLGLSRIATITPSIGDRPERQESATADVFRITLDPGAVVTFVAELRTDKLPQLYLWEPEAYKDKVNSFTLYQGIVIGISGLLALVLTILFVVKGSIMFPAAAALAWAVLVYIGVDFGFWGKVLDMSNNAERIWRAAGEAILAATLLVFLFAYLNLSRWHVRYSHITVGWLAFLGSLVALALFDPAVASGIARISLVLIAFAGFALIVYLSTHGFDRAVLLIPTWFLLVVWVVAAGMTVAGSVTNDIVGPALLGGLVLIVMLIGFTVMQHAFAGGGASTGVVSDIERRALALAGSGDLIWDWDVSADKVFTSPETEALLGLKRGTLEGPAASWLEVLHPLDQDRFRAALDSVLDQRRGRLVQDFRLRTPDGHFMWFALKARPVVGSDGEVSRVVGTLTDVTELRNAEERLLHDSVHDNLTGLPNRKLFMDRLRAVAHFAKSMPTLRPTLMVIDLDRFKQVNDSVGIAVGDSILLTLARRLTRILKPQDTLARMAGDQFGLILLSEQDPARITAFAETIRKTIRAPIAFNDREIFLTASIGLALSDPQTQLTDEIIKDAELAMYHSKRIGGDRIDVYKPAMRARKTDRLTLESELRRAIERQELTILYQPIVRLEDRSVAGFEALVRWDHPKLGRMAPSEFITIAEETGLIVDLGMFVLDQTAKQLSVWQRAMRSREPIFASVNVSSRQLLRHDLIHDIRTVLSRSSVARGTLKLELTESLVMENPEHAAQMLTRIRELGTGLSLDDFGTGHSSLAYLQRFPFDTIKIDQSFVRTTNRGTRPVILKSIIALAHDLGMDVVAEGAETDSDAVELYQMGCEYAQGFAFGEPMDADAAMRLLTEVRLEAAS; encoded by the coding sequence TTGCGTCTGATCAGGTGCCTCGCGCCCATCGCGCTGGGCCTCATGATTCTTGTCGCCGCGTCCCCGGCGCGCGCGCTCGATGCCGTCAGCGTCCGCAGTGACGCGCCCGCGATCGACCTCACCGGCGTACTCGAGCATCAGCGCAGCGATGCCGATCGCATCCAGGTCTCCACCGCGCCCGGCACCGACGGCATCGTCCGCCGCATCGAGGTGCGCGCCCGCGAGGGCGGGCAGAACTGGGTGGTGTTTGCGCTCGCCAACAACACCGACGACCAGCTCGACCGCCTGATCGTCGCCCCGCACTACCGCATCGTTTCGTCGGGATTGCTCTGGCCCGATCTCGGGCTGTCGCGCATCGCGACCATCACGCCTTCGATCGGCGACCGGCCCGAACGTCAGGAAAGTGCAACTGCGGACGTGTTCCGCATCACGCTCGATCCCGGCGCCGTCGTTACCTTCGTCGCGGAGCTGCGCACCGACAAGCTGCCGCAGCTCTACCTGTGGGAACCCGAAGCCTACAAGGACAAGGTCAACTCGTTCACGCTCTACCAGGGCATCGTGATCGGCATCTCCGGCTTGCTCGCGCTGGTGCTGACCATTCTGTTCGTGGTCAAGGGCAGCATCATGTTCCCGGCCGCCGCCGCGCTGGCCTGGGCGGTGCTGGTCTATATCGGCGTCGATTTCGGCTTCTGGGGCAAGGTGCTCGACATGTCGAACAACGCCGAGCGCATCTGGCGCGCGGCGGGTGAAGCGATCCTGGCGGCGACGCTCCTGGTGTTCCTGTTCGCCTATCTCAATCTCAGCCGCTGGCACGTGCGCTATTCGCACATCACGGTGGGCTGGCTCGCGTTCCTCGGCTCGCTGGTGGCGCTGGCCCTGTTCGATCCGGCGGTGGCCTCCGGCATCGCGCGCATCTCGCTGGTGCTGATCGCCTTCGCCGGCTTCGCGCTGATCGTCTATCTGTCCACCCACGGCTTCGACCGCGCGGTGCTGTTGATCCCGACCTGGTTCCTGCTGGTGGTCTGGGTGGTCGCGGCCGGCATGACGGTCGCGGGTTCCGTCACCAACGACATCGTCGGCCCTGCCCTGCTCGGCGGCCTCGTGCTGATCGTGATGCTGATCGGCTTCACGGTGATGCAGCACGCCTTTGCCGGCGGCGGCGCCAGCACCGGCGTCGTCTCCGACATCGAGCGGCGCGCCCTGGCGCTGGCCGGCTCCGGCGATTTGATCTGGGACTGGGACGTCTCCGCCGACAAGGTCTTCACCAGCCCGGAGACCGAGGCCCTGCTCGGCCTCAAGCGCGGCACGCTGGAAGGCCCGGCCGCTTCCTGGCTGGAGGTGCTGCATCCGCTCGACCAGGATCGTTTCCGCGCCGCGCTCGACAGCGTGCTGGACCAGCGCCGCGGCCGTCTGGTGCAGGATTTCCGCCTGCGCACCCCTGACGGTCACTTCATGTGGTTCGCGCTCAAGGCGCGTCCGGTGGTCGGCTCGGACGGCGAGGTCTCGCGCGTCGTCGGCACGCTCACCGACGTCACCGAGCTGCGCAATGCCGAGGAGCGCCTGCTGCACGATTCCGTGCACGACAACCTCACCGGCCTGCCCAACCGCAAACTTTTTATGGACCGGCTCCGCGCGGTCGCGCATTTCGCCAAGAGCATGCCGACGCTGCGGCCGACGCTGATGGTGATCGACCTCGACCGCTTCAAGCAGGTCAACGATTCCGTCGGCATCGCGGTCGGCGATTCCATCCTGCTGACGCTGGCGCGCCGCCTCACCCGCATCCTGAAGCCGCAGGACACGCTGGCCCGCATGGCCGGCGATCAGTTCGGTCTGATCCTGCTGTCGGAGCAGGACCCGGCCCGCATCACCGCCTTCGCCGAGACCATCCGCAAAACCATCCGCGCGCCGATCGCCTTCAACGACCGCGAGATCTTCCTCACCGCCTCGATCGGCCTCGCGCTGTCCGACCCGCAGACGCAGCTGACGGACGAGATCATCAAGGACGCCGAGCTTGCGATGTATCACTCCAAGCGCATCGGCGGCGACCGCATCGACGTCTACAAGCCCGCGATGCGGGCGCGCAAGACCGATCGCCTGACGCTGGAGAGCGAGCTGCGCCGCGCCATCGAGCGGCAGGAGCTGACGATCCTGTACCAGCCGATCGTGCGGCTGGAGGATCGTTCGGTCGCCGGCTTCGAAGCGCTGGTGCGCTGGGATCACCCGAAGCTCGGGCGCATGGCGCCGTCGGAATTCATCACCATCGCGGAAGAGACCGGCCTGATCGTCGACCTCGGCATGTTCGTACTCGACCAGACCGCGAAACAGCTCTCGGTGTGGCAGCGCGCGATGCGCTCGCGGGAGCCGATCTTCGCCTCGGTCAACGTCTCCTCGCGGCAGCTGCTGCGTCACGATCTGATCCACGACATCCGCACCGTGCTGTCGCGCTCCTCGGTAGCGCGCGGCACGCTCAAGCTGGAGCTGACGGAATCGCTGGTGATGGAGAATCCGGAGCACGCCGCGCAGATGCTGACGCGGATCCGCGAGCTCGGCACCGGGCTCTCGCTCGACGATTTCGGCACCGGCCATTCCTCGCTGGCCTATCTGCAGCGCTTCCCGTTCGACACCATCAAGATCGACCAGTCGTTTGTGCGCACCACCAACCGCGGCACGCGCCCGGTGATCCTGAAGTCGATCATTGCGCTCGCGCACGATCTCGGCATGGACGTGGTGGCCGAGGGCGCCGAGACGGATTCGGATGCGGTCGAGCTCTACCAGATGGGCTGCGAATATGCGCAAGGCTTTGCCTTCGGGGAGCCGATGGATGCGGACGCGGCGATGCGGCTGCTGACCGAAGTGCGGCTGGAAGCGGCGAGCTGA
- a CDS encoding DUF7662 domain-containing protein, with the protein MNDYDALRDYLMRQKQAEFVLSFEQIEEIIGAALPRAAHRASWWDSLRSPDIQMPQREACLAAGFVATRMPDGLSVRFTKRKNDRRR; encoded by the coding sequence GTGAACGACTACGACGCGTTGCGCGACTATCTGATGCGGCAGAAGCAGGCTGAATTCGTCCTGAGCTTCGAGCAGATTGAGGAGATCATCGGCGCGGCGCTGCCACGCGCGGCGCATCGTGCCTCGTGGTGGGACAGCCTGCGCAGCCCCGACATCCAGATGCCGCAACGCGAGGCCTGCCTTGCCGCCGGATTTGTCGCGACACGGATGCCGGACGGCCTGAGCGTGCGGTTTACAAAGCGGAAGAACGACAGGCGGCGGTAG
- a CDS encoding sensor domain-containing diguanylate cyclase, with protein sequence MLSGWREITARRPWRISAKLLIISSVVTVIGFSAICVNVMLDMRRGEEALARQTLENLATTIQSDVSRNVEIYDLSLKAVASNMLLPELATVSKPIRHLILFDHATTAKHFGAIQVFDSEGMLAIDASTLDPLPENRSEEDYFKVHRDNPATGLYISRPMLFRGAYSIVLSRRISDTDGGFLGVVAGSIRFSYFHELFERLNLDPEDTITVLRRDRTIMMRRPFDLDVIGTNLNDRRAWKADNLPIGAAYSGQGPVDPTPRLYVRSGDNGPLFVVAGKPLAAVFALWQKEAFRIGAVVLALILFVLGSTLVLAREIGRRAEAERKLEEMATTDALTGLKNRRKFDSVIDVEWRRAMRQKAPIALLMIDADHFKAYNDTFGHQAGDQVLVGIAICIADSVSRAGDCAARYGGEEFAVLLPNSSAPDAFKVAEAIRTKVQGWSDDPVISTVSCGVASVVPAAGMDWSVLVAAADKALYAAKAGGRNQSVVASLPQLSLVA encoded by the coding sequence ATGCTGTCTGGATGGCGCGAAATCACGGCCCGGCGGCCGTGGCGGATTTCGGCGAAGCTGCTGATCATCTCGTCCGTGGTGACGGTGATCGGCTTTTCCGCCATTTGCGTCAACGTGATGCTCGACATGCGCCGTGGCGAGGAGGCGCTCGCCCGCCAGACGCTGGAGAACCTCGCGACGACCATCCAATCCGACGTCAGCCGTAACGTCGAGATCTACGATTTGTCGTTGAAGGCGGTCGCCAGCAACATGCTGTTGCCCGAGCTCGCGACGGTGTCGAAACCGATCCGTCATTTGATCCTGTTCGACCATGCGACCACGGCCAAGCATTTCGGCGCCATCCAGGTGTTCGATTCCGAGGGAATGCTCGCGATCGACGCCTCTACGCTCGATCCGCTCCCGGAGAACCGCAGCGAGGAGGACTATTTCAAGGTCCATCGCGACAATCCCGCCACCGGACTCTACATCAGCCGTCCGATGCTGTTCCGCGGCGCCTATTCCATCGTGCTGAGCCGGCGCATCAGCGACACCGACGGCGGCTTCCTCGGCGTCGTCGCCGGCTCGATCCGCTTCAGCTATTTCCACGAATTGTTCGAGCGGCTGAATCTCGATCCCGAAGACACCATCACCGTGCTCAGGCGTGACCGCACCATCATGATGCGGCGGCCGTTCGACCTCGACGTCATCGGCACGAATCTGAACGACCGACGGGCCTGGAAGGCCGACAACCTCCCGATCGGCGCCGCCTATTCGGGACAGGGCCCGGTCGATCCGACGCCGCGGCTCTATGTCCGCAGCGGCGACAACGGACCACTGTTCGTGGTGGCGGGCAAGCCGCTGGCCGCGGTGTTCGCGCTCTGGCAGAAGGAGGCGTTCCGCATCGGCGCCGTGGTGCTGGCGCTGATCCTGTTCGTGCTGGGATCGACACTCGTGCTCGCGCGCGAGATCGGCCGGCGCGCCGAGGCCGAGCGCAAGCTCGAGGAGATGGCGACGACGGACGCGCTCACCGGCCTGAAGAACCGCCGCAAATTCGATTCCGTCATCGACGTCGAATGGCGTCGCGCGATGCGACAGAAGGCGCCGATCGCGCTGCTCATGATCGATGCCGATCACTTCAAGGCCTACAACGACACGTTCGGCCATCAGGCCGGCGACCAGGTGCTGGTCGGCATCGCCATCTGCATTGCCGATTCGGTGAGCCGGGCCGGCGACTGTGCCGCGCGCTATGGCGGCGAGGAATTTGCGGTGCTGCTGCCGAACAGTTCGGCCCCGGACGCCTTCAAGGTCGCCGAGGCGATCCGCACCAAGGTGCAGGGCTGGTCCGACGATCCCGTGATTTCGACGGTGTCCTGCGGCGTCGCCAGCGTCGTTCCCGCCGCCGGGATGGACTGGTCGGTCCTGGTCGCCGCCGCCGACAAGGCGCTCTATGCCGCCAAGGCCGGCGGCCGCAACCAGTCGGTGGTGGCGAGCCTGCCTCAGCTGTCGCTGGTGGCGTGA
- the galU gene encoding UTP--glucose-1-phosphate uridylyltransferase GalU, with amino-acid sequence MKIRKAVFPVAGLGTRVLPATKAMPKEMLTIVDKPLIQYVYDEAKEAGIEHFIFVTGRNKNVIEDHFDRMYELDATLAARGKKTEQDILAQNQPDAGAVSFTRQQAPLGLGHAVWCARDIVGNEPFAVVLPDELVLNTPGCLKQMIEMASSLGEKSNLIAVEAVPDHLTHQYGICGVGKRNGKMFEVDGMVEKPAKGTAPSNLSITGRYILQPEIFKILETQERGAGGEIQLTDAMIGLAKSQKFYGVEFEGERHDCGSKPGFLRANIAYGLKRPELRDGLIAEMKKYLGQ; translated from the coding sequence ATGAAAATTCGCAAAGCCGTATTCCCCGTCGCCGGCCTCGGCACTCGCGTCCTGCCCGCCACCAAGGCGATGCCGAAGGAAATGCTGACCATCGTCGACAAGCCGCTGATCCAGTACGTCTATGACGAGGCGAAGGAGGCCGGCATCGAGCACTTCATCTTCGTCACCGGCCGCAACAAGAACGTCATCGAGGATCATTTCGACCGGATGTACGAGCTCGACGCGACGCTCGCCGCGCGCGGCAAGAAGACCGAGCAGGACATCCTGGCGCAGAACCAGCCCGACGCCGGTGCCGTCAGCTTCACGCGCCAGCAGGCGCCGCTCGGCCTTGGTCACGCCGTCTGGTGCGCGCGCGACATCGTCGGCAACGAGCCGTTCGCCGTCGTGCTGCCCGACGAGCTCGTGCTCAACACGCCCGGCTGCCTCAAGCAGATGATCGAGATGGCCTCCTCGCTGGGCGAGAAGTCCAATCTGATCGCGGTCGAGGCGGTGCCCGACCATCTCACCCATCAATACGGCATCTGCGGCGTCGGCAAGCGCAACGGCAAGATGTTCGAGGTCGACGGCATGGTCGAGAAGCCGGCCAAGGGCACTGCGCCCTCCAACCTCTCGATCACCGGCCGCTACATCCTGCAGCCGGAGATCTTCAAGATCCTGGAGACCCAGGAGCGCGGCGCCGGCGGCGAGATCCAGCTCACGGACGCCATGATCGGCCTTGCCAAGTCGCAGAAGTTCTACGGCGTCGAGTTCGAGGGCGAGCGCCACGACTGCGGCTCCAAGCCTGGCTTCCTGCGCGCCAACATCGCCTACGGCCTGAAGCGCCCGGAGCTGCGTGACGGGCTGATCGCGGAGATGAAGAAATATCTGGGGCAGTGA
- a CDS encoding lytic murein transglycosylase — protein MMRSVAAQARRAVSLTGAMTIAAALLLPAGAHAQTQNGLSNLFGGIFSGANPAPSQAAAGPGGAPTGALPWSGEDGASGHPLMTAAAIREAAGNFSNCVAGMWPDAARRGVTQENFQHFTAGLSPDLRIMDLMDSQPEFTKSIWDYLDILVNDNRLAKGREILAKYKAQFDATEKATGVDRFIIASIWGIESNYSTQMGDRSVLQSTATLACIGRRQAYFKDEFLSALEILNRGDLKPEQMRGSWAGAFGPTQFMPTAFKRFAVDGDGDGRRDVVDNPTDLIASTANNLKKDGWQAGQTWGFEVVVPQGFNYMLADRAKAMPIAQWEKLGLKRPNNQPFPHPSEKAYLLAPAGAQGPGFLMLQNYRVIMKYNPAEAYALAIGHFADRLRGGQPFVQPWPRQERELSRTERLELQQLLAQRGFYKGTPDGQFGGQTREALRNFQASIGVPADGFASSDVLDRLRGR, from the coding sequence ATGATGCGATCGGTGGCAGCACAGGCAAGACGGGCGGTATCCCTGACCGGCGCAATGACGATTGCGGCCGCCTTGCTGCTGCCTGCCGGCGCGCACGCCCAGACGCAGAACGGCCTGTCCAACCTGTTCGGCGGCATCTTCTCGGGTGCAAACCCGGCGCCTTCGCAGGCAGCGGCCGGCCCGGGTGGCGCGCCAACCGGAGCGCTGCCTTGGAGCGGCGAGGACGGTGCTTCCGGCCATCCGCTGATGACGGCCGCGGCGATCCGCGAGGCCGCCGGCAATTTCAGCAATTGTGTCGCCGGGATGTGGCCCGATGCCGCGCGGCGCGGCGTCACGCAGGAGAATTTTCAGCACTTCACCGCAGGCCTCAGCCCCGATCTGCGCATCATGGACCTGATGGACTCGCAGCCGGAGTTCACAAAATCGATCTGGGACTATCTCGACATCCTCGTGAACGACAACCGCCTCGCCAAGGGGCGCGAGATCCTCGCCAAATACAAGGCGCAGTTCGACGCTACAGAGAAGGCCACCGGCGTCGACCGCTTCATCATCGCCTCGATCTGGGGCATCGAATCCAACTACTCGACACAGATGGGCGATCGCAGCGTGCTGCAATCGACCGCGACGCTCGCCTGCATCGGTCGCCGTCAGGCCTATTTCAAGGATGAATTCCTCTCCGCGCTGGAGATCCTCAACCGCGGCGACCTCAAGCCGGAGCAGATGCGCGGTTCCTGGGCCGGCGCCTTCGGCCCGACCCAGTTCATGCCGACTGCGTTCAAGCGCTTTGCCGTCGACGGCGATGGTGACGGCCGGCGCGACGTCGTCGACAATCCCACCGATTTGATCGCCTCGACCGCCAACAATCTGAAGAAGGACGGTTGGCAGGCCGGCCAGACCTGGGGCTTTGAGGTCGTGGTGCCCCAAGGCTTCAACTACATGCTGGCCGATCGCGCCAAGGCGATGCCGATCGCGCAATGGGAGAAGCTCGGGCTGAAGCGTCCGAACAATCAGCCCTTCCCGCATCCGTCCGAGAAAGCCTATCTGCTGGCCCCGGCGGGGGCGCAAGGACCCGGCTTCCTGATGCTGCAGAACTACCGCGTCATCATGAAGTACAACCCGGCAGAGGCTTATGCGCTGGCGATCGGCCATTTCGCCGACCGCCTGCGTGGCGGCCAGCCCTTCGTGCAGCCCTGGCCGCGGCAGGAGCGGGAACTGTCGCGCACTGAGCGGCTGGAGTTGCAGCAATTGCTGGCCCAGCGCGGCTTCTACAAGGGCACCCCGGACGGCCAATTCGGCGGCCAGACCCGGGAAGCCCTGCGCAATTTCCAGGCCTCGATCGGGGTGCCCGCCGACGGCTTTGCCTCGTCCGACGTGCTGGATCGGCTGCGCGGGCGGTAA
- a CDS encoding SGNH/GDSL hydrolase family protein, which produces MSKKSLFKALTETGPLIALGTALAILVAVAGPASAQFFNFPGFGGPPQRSAPPPQRGGGGGGWFGGDFFAPFQQQQPQAPRQDFSRAPAPAKRDTIPDKNVLVIGDAMADWLAYGLEDAYAEQPDMGVIRKHKTVSGLIKYQPRGEPSDWAAAARGILEAEKPDVIVVMLGLNDRAAIREPAPEKTTDKDKKNDKGARGKPPAKPGETKPGTDSAAKPDDKPADADLPQDDADNADTPAAAPEKAARNPNGLYEFRDERWVELYGKKIEELANILKSKGVPVLWVGLPAVRGPKGTADTLFLDSLYREGAAKAGITYVDVWDGFVDEAGRFLQKGPDFEGQIRQLRSSDGVYFTKAGARKLAHYVEREITRLLAGRSGPIALPSEPATPDTSAEPGKPAPRPLAGPIVPLVAASISTDQLLGGPGSRPAAVDALAARTMVKGEPLTAPAGRADDYAWPRREVGREQAKGDTPMAATTPEGNAANPAAPGAAAAIAPPKLAPKKPPAPPQQPAQATPTFRDFFGFGSPQPPPRQMTPAPGPRNPNPNPGIPRPPGNVGRSAEMFR; this is translated from the coding sequence ATGTCGAAGAAGTCCCTGTTCAAGGCGCTGACCGAGACCGGCCCGTTGATCGCGCTGGGGACGGCGCTTGCGATCCTGGTCGCGGTAGCGGGCCCTGCCTCGGCGCAGTTCTTCAACTTCCCCGGCTTCGGCGGCCCGCCGCAGCGCTCGGCTCCGCCACCACAACGGGGCGGCGGTGGAGGCGGATGGTTCGGCGGCGACTTCTTCGCGCCGTTCCAGCAGCAACAACCGCAAGCGCCGCGTCAGGATTTTTCGCGCGCCCCGGCGCCGGCCAAGCGCGACACCATCCCCGACAAGAACGTGCTGGTGATCGGCGACGCCATGGCCGACTGGCTCGCTTATGGCCTGGAAGACGCCTATGCCGAGCAGCCCGACATGGGCGTGATCCGCAAGCACAAGACCGTTTCAGGCCTGATCAAATACCAGCCGCGCGGCGAGCCTTCGGACTGGGCGGCGGCGGCAAGAGGGATTCTCGAGGCCGAAAAGCCCGACGTCATCGTCGTCATGCTGGGCCTCAACGACCGCGCCGCGATCCGCGAGCCTGCGCCGGAGAAGACTACGGACAAGGACAAGAAGAACGACAAGGGCGCGCGAGGCAAGCCACCGGCAAAGCCCGGTGAGACGAAGCCCGGCACCGACAGCGCTGCAAAGCCGGACGACAAGCCTGCCGATGCCGACCTGCCGCAGGACGACGCCGACAACGCCGACACGCCCGCGGCGGCGCCCGAGAAGGCCGCCCGCAATCCGAACGGCCTCTACGAATTCCGCGACGAACGCTGGGTCGAGCTCTACGGCAAGAAGATCGAGGAGCTCGCCAACATCCTCAAATCCAAGGGCGTGCCGGTGCTCTGGGTCGGCCTGCCCGCGGTTCGTGGGCCCAAGGGCACCGCGGACACGCTGTTCCTGGATTCGCTCTACCGCGAGGGCGCGGCCAAGGCCGGCATCACCTATGTCGATGTCTGGGACGGTTTCGTCGACGAAGCCGGCCGCTTCCTCCAGAAGGGCCCGGACTTCGAAGGCCAGATCCGCCAGCTCCGCAGCTCTGACGGCGTCTATTTTACCAAGGCCGGCGCGCGCAAGCTCGCGCATTATGTCGAGCGCGAGATCACGCGCCTGTTGGCGGGACGCTCCGGTCCGATCGCGTTACCGAGCGAGCCGGCGACCCCCGACACCAGCGCCGAACCCGGCAAGCCCGCGCCGCGGCCGCTGGCGGGGCCGATCGTGCCGCTGGTTGCGGCGTCGATCTCGACCGATCAATTGCTGGGCGGGCCGGGCTCGCGTCCCGCCGCCGTCGATGCGCTCGCTGCGAGGACGATGGTGAAAGGCGAGCCGCTGACGGCGCCGGCCGGTCGCGCCGACGATTATGCCTGGCCGCGCCGCGAAGTCGGCCGCGAGCAGGCCAAGGGCGATACGCCGATGGCGGCGACGACGCCGGAGGGCAACGCCGCCAATCCCGCGGCGCCGGGCGCTGCCGCCGCGATCGCGCCGCCGAAACTCGCGCCGAAGAAGCCACCGGCCCCGCCGCAACAGCCGGCACAGGCGACGCCCACATTCCGCGATTTCTTCGGCTTCGGCTCTCCCCAGCCGCCGCCGCGTCAAATGACGCCGGCGCCCGGACCGCGCAATCCGAACCCCAATCCGGGGATTCCGCGCCCGCCGGGCAACGTTGGCCGCTCGGCTGAGATGTTCCGGTAA
- a CDS encoding CsbD family protein, whose amino-acid sequence MDTDRIVGSAKEYAGRAEGAIGDMAGDAKTQASGKAREAAGTVQNLYGQAKDAVRDAADTATSYAKDAYDNSGETFRDGTQALSKKVQDNPLGALLVAGGIGFALALLMSRPARRPPPSRWRYYG is encoded by the coding sequence ATGGACACGGATCGGATTGTTGGATCGGCCAAGGAATATGCCGGACGCGCGGAAGGCGCGATCGGAGACATGGCAGGCGATGCCAAGACGCAGGCGTCGGGCAAGGCGCGAGAGGCCGCAGGCACGGTGCAGAATCTCTACGGCCAGGCCAAGGATGCCGTGCGTGACGCCGCGGACACCGCGACCAGCTACGCCAAGGACGCCTATGACAACAGCGGCGAGACCTTCCGCGACGGCACGCAGGCTCTGTCGAAGAAGGTGCAGGACAACCCGCTCGGCGCGCTGCTGGTGGCCGGTGGCATCGGCTTCGCGCTCGCGCTCCTGATGTCGCGCCCCGCACGCCGTCCGCCGCCGTCGCGCTGGCGCTATTACGGCTAG
- a CDS encoding SDR family NAD(P)-dependent oxidoreductase — protein sequence MANELDFSGKQVLVVGGSSGIGNGIAQAFRTRGAHVAVCGTRAQPKDYLVEEGSDLTGLSYAQLDVSDPGAIEAFKPSFDRLDVLVLAQGAVLYRRGEFEMAGFRKVVEVNLMSLMACATRFHSMLRDSKGALIMVSSTAAYHSTMGNPAYNASKTGAVGLTRTLGEAWAEDGIRVNGIAPGLVDTKMTKVTTDNPKRLEGALARIPLRRLGTPADMAGAALFLASPLSSYIIGQTLVVDGGLIL from the coding sequence ATGGCGAACGAGCTCGATTTCTCAGGCAAGCAGGTACTGGTCGTCGGCGGCTCCAGCGGGATCGGCAACGGCATCGCGCAGGCTTTTCGCACGCGGGGCGCGCATGTCGCAGTGTGCGGCACGCGGGCCCAGCCGAAGGATTACTTGGTCGAGGAGGGCTCCGATCTCACCGGCCTCTCCTATGCGCAGCTCGACGTCAGCGATCCCGGTGCGATCGAGGCGTTCAAGCCGTCCTTCGACAGGCTCGACGTGCTCGTGCTCGCGCAAGGCGCGGTGCTCTATCGCCGCGGTGAGTTCGAGATGGCTGGTTTCCGCAAGGTGGTCGAGGTCAATCTGATGAGCCTGATGGCCTGCGCCACGCGGTTTCATTCCATGTTGCGGGATTCCAAGGGCGCGCTGATTATGGTGTCCTCGACCGCGGCCTATCATTCCACCATGGGCAATCCCGCCTATAACGCCTCGAAGACCGGCGCGGTCGGATTGACGCGGACGCTCGGCGAAGCCTGGGCCGAGGACGGCATCCGCGTCAACGGCATCGCACCCGGACTCGTCGACACCAAGATGACGAAGGTGACGACCGACAATCCGAAGCGGCTCGAAGGCGCGCTCGCGCGCATCCCGCTGCGGCGGCTGGGCACGCCGGCGGACATGGCGGGCGCGGCGCTGTTCCTGGCCTCGCCGCTGTCGTCCTACATCATCGGTCAGACGCTGGTCGTCGATGGCGGGCTCATTTTGTAA